From a region of the Constantimarinum furrinae genome:
- a CDS encoding TerC family protein has translation MIVWGIFIAVIILFLALDLGVFNRKAHVIKTKEAAIWTSIWVTIGLGFSGLIYWLFAEGLVENPTGLSPNTALLKYITGYLIELSLSIDNVFVIAVIFSSFGIPEKYQHRVLFWGILGALVFRGLMIVFGVTLINKFDWIIYVFGAFLLYTAYKMLRSADTEFDPKHSKIYRWLRKIFPVTSKMDGEKFFISRMGVKAATPLFLALMIIEFTDILFALDSIPAILAITADPFIVFSSNILAILGLRSMYFLISRMLKKFRFINYSLVIILTFVGLKMIFGHFVEIPEWLSLGIIALSLIGGIVASMVIPSEESEPIAD, from the coding sequence ATGATCGTCTGGGGTATTTTTATCGCCGTTATTATTCTCTTTCTCGCGCTGGATCTGGGCGTTTTTAATCGTAAAGCACATGTTATAAAAACCAAGGAAGCCGCTATCTGGACCTCGATCTGGGTGACAATCGGTTTGGGCTTTTCGGGACTTATCTATTGGCTTTTTGCTGAAGGGCTTGTTGAAAATCCAACGGGACTTAGTCCGAATACGGCATTACTGAAGTACATAACCGGTTATCTCATAGAACTTTCCCTGAGTATTGATAACGTCTTTGTGATCGCTGTGATCTTTTCATCCTTTGGCATACCCGAAAAATATCAGCATCGGGTCCTCTTCTGGGGAATTTTAGGGGCATTAGTCTTTCGCGGACTAATGATCGTGTTTGGCGTTACCTTAATCAATAAATTCGATTGGATCATTTATGTATTTGGAGCATTTTTATTGTACACGGCCTATAAAATGTTGCGGTCTGCAGATACCGAGTTCGATCCAAAACACTCCAAGATCTACAGATGGCTTCGGAAAATATTTCCGGTGACCAGCAAAATGGACGGGGAGAAATTCTTTATCAGTCGCATGGGGGTAAAAGCAGCCACTCCCCTTTTTCTGGCACTTATGATCATAGAATTTACCGATATCTTATTTGCCTTAGACAGTATTCCTGCTATACTGGCGATCACCGCAGATCCTTTTATTGTATTTAGCTCTAACATATTGGCGATCCTGGGATTACGATCTATGTACTTCCTAATTTCCCGTATGCTGAAGAAATTCCGTTTTATCAATTACAGTTTGGTAATCATACTCACGTTTGTGGGCTTGAAAATGATCTTCGGTCATTTTGTGGAGATCCCCGAATGGCTCTCTCTGGGAATTATTGCCCTATCTCTTATTGGCGGAATTGTCGCTTCCATGGTTATTCCTTCCGAAGAAAGTGAACCAATCGCCGATTAA
- the hpf gene encoding ribosome hibernation-promoting factor, HPF/YfiA family, translating into MNINFEYKDVAASPRLEAMAAEKLNKLEDKYNFIVNADVYFKKENTSESDTGRICEIRLNIPGTTIFAENSNGSFEASLAKVISELRPQLQKRKEKMQAHY; encoded by the coding sequence ATGAACATCAACTTTGAATACAAGGATGTAGCTGCCAGCCCACGGTTGGAAGCTATGGCAGCAGAGAAACTGAACAAATTGGAAGACAAATACAATTTTATTGTAAACGCCGATGTATACTTTAAAAAGGAAAATACTAGCGAATCTGATACCGGAAGAATTTGCGAAATACGTTTAAATATCCCGGGTACTACCATTTTTGCTGAGAATTCTAACGGATCCTTCGAAGCATCGCTCGCTAAAGTGATAAGCGAACTAAGACCACAACTTCAGAAACGAAAAGAAAAGATGCAGGCGCATTATTAG
- a CDS encoding arsenate reductase family protein has protein sequence MARDEKQFTLIYSSNTRVGTHVLSYLQGIEDKILAIDIAKTKVSDTQWVELADKMNCKVADLIDKRVAKVDNTAAYGTNDWLKVLQNNDEVLSWPIAVNGDRTAQIENAPDVMEFFGVESAGLKKTPHTDDPTIKPTTNGENFK, from the coding sequence ATGGCTAGAGACGAGAAACAATTTACCTTAATATACAGCAGTAATACCCGTGTTGGGACCCATGTACTTTCGTATTTGCAGGGTATTGAAGATAAGATCCTCGCTATAGATATCGCAAAGACCAAAGTAAGTGATACCCAATGGGTCGAACTGGCAGATAAAATGAATTGCAAGGTTGCCGATCTTATTGATAAACGGGTGGCGAAAGTGGATAACACTGCAGCCTACGGCACAAACGACTGGCTTAAGGTACTGCAGAATAACGACGAAGTGCTCTCTTGGCCTATCGCAGTTAATGGTGATCGCACTGCGCAGATCGAAAATGCTCCCGATGTGATGGAATTCTTTGGAGTGGAATCGGCCGGACTCAAAAAAACTCCGCATACCGACGATCCTACCATAAAGCCCACTACTAACGGAGAGAATTTTAAATAA
- a CDS encoding class I SAM-dependent rRNA methyltransferase has product MLNITLPEYTPNRLAVKLTAAGERIVRSGHPWIFDESIEKINADGKAGDLAIIFSHSKNKAIGVGLYDPDSPIRIKMLHHGGGATVNSEFFLDKINRAYALRSELLQTDTNSYRLLFGENDGFPGFIADVYAKVLVVKLYSEIWMPYFDSIMQHLISVSGCETAVLRLSRKLQQPKEFDLNDGDVLYGTLKDDVVIFKEHGVTFSANVIHGHKTGYFLDHRHNRALVGHLSKGKTVLDVFAYAGGFSVHALANGAKEVTSLDISEQALEMAKENAKLNDYNGKHFTVAGDAFEIMHRQIHEQKRYDVVVIDPPSFAKSKKEISLARKKYTQLAQLGEKLTARGGMLVLASCSSRILAEEFFGIIETVLKSQPRRFKQFKKTRHDVDHPVTFPEGAYLKCGYYQFTD; this is encoded by the coding sequence ATGCTGAACATAACTTTACCGGAGTACACCCCCAACCGATTAGCGGTTAAACTTACCGCTGCCGGGGAACGCATAGTACGCAGTGGGCATCCATGGATCTTTGACGAGAGCATCGAAAAAATAAACGCTGACGGAAAAGCAGGTGATCTGGCTATCATTTTCAGTCATTCAAAAAACAAGGCCATAGGCGTGGGGCTGTATGATCCCGATTCGCCCATTCGAATAAAGATGCTGCATCACGGTGGGGGCGCTACTGTAAATTCTGAATTCTTTCTGGATAAAATAAATAGGGCGTATGCGCTTCGGAGTGAATTGCTGCAAACCGATACCAACAGTTATCGGTTACTTTTTGGAGAAAATGACGGATTCCCCGGTTTTATTGCCGATGTGTACGCCAAAGTGCTGGTGGTAAAGCTGTATTCTGAAATATGGATGCCTTATTTCGACAGCATCATGCAACACCTTATTTCAGTTTCAGGATGTGAAACGGCTGTATTACGATTAAGCAGGAAACTGCAACAGCCCAAGGAATTTGACCTGAACGACGGTGATGTTCTTTATGGAACCCTAAAGGATGACGTTGTCATTTTTAAGGAACACGGTGTAACCTTTTCAGCAAATGTGATTCACGGACATAAAACCGGATATTTTCTCGATCACCGGCATAACCGGGCATTAGTGGGGCATTTATCCAAAGGGAAGACCGTACTCGATGTGTTTGCCTACGCCGGCGGTTTCTCGGTTCATGCTTTGGCAAATGGTGCCAAGGAAGTGACAAGTCTGGATATTAGTGAACAGGCCCTGGAAATGGCCAAAGAGAACGCCAAATTGAACGACTATAATGGAAAACACTTTACGGTGGCAGGCGATGCTTTCGAGATCATGCACAGGCAGATCCATGAGCAAAAGCGGTATGACGTTGTTGTGATCGACCCTCCGAGTTTCGCAAAAAGTAAAAAAGAGATTAGTTTGGCAAGGAAAAAATATACACAACTGGCGCAATTAGGGGAAAAACTAACTGCAAGAGGGGGGATGCTCGTTCTCGCTTCCTGTTCATCCCGAATTCTGGCAGAAGAATTCTTCGGAATAATTGAAACAGTACTTAAGAGCCAACCACGCCGTTTTAAACAATTCAAAAAAACCCGCCACGATGTGGATCATCCGGTCACTTTTCCTGAGGGAGCCTATTTAAAGTGTGGGTATTATCAATTTACCGATTAG
- a CDS encoding TerC family protein, producing MEALFSVENFITLALLTLLQAVLGLDNLLYISIESKRAPLDKQKWVRQIGIGGAIVLRIVLLFVLLRVIELFQDPVFGFHDNGFFEGSFNVHSLIVLFGGGFIMWTATKEILHMMSLRAEEQMEKKPKSVGMIITSIVIMNLVFSFDSILGAIALTDVFWVMATAIVIGGVMMIWLSGKVTEFLKKNRMYEVLGLFILLIVGVMLLSEGGHLAHLHLFGNPVTPMSKTTFYFVIAVLVIVDVVQGRYQKKLNKHL from the coding sequence ATGGAAGCCCTGTTTTCTGTAGAAAATTTTATCACTTTAGCCTTATTAACCTTGTTGCAGGCCGTTCTGGGACTGGACAACCTGCTGTATATCTCCATCGAATCCAAAAGAGCGCCACTCGATAAACAGAAGTGGGTACGACAGATAGGGATAGGGGGAGCCATCGTACTGCGGATCGTTCTCTTGTTTGTACTGCTGCGCGTGATCGAATTGTTTCAGGATCCTGTTTTCGGATTTCATGATAACGGATTCTTTGAAGGATCGTTTAATGTACACAGTTTAATTGTACTGTTTGGAGGAGGATTCATTATGTGGACGGCCACCAAGGAGATCCTCCATATGATGTCTTTACGAGCAGAAGAGCAAATGGAAAAGAAACCTAAATCGGTAGGAATGATCATCACTTCTATTGTCATTATGAACCTGGTGTTTTCTTTCGATTCTATCTTAGGCGCCATCGCATTAACCGATGTGTTTTGGGTAATGGCAACGGCCATAGTGATAGGAGGGGTGATGATGATCTGGCTTAGTGGAAAGGTGACTGAATTCCTCAAAAAGAACAGAATGTACGAAGTTTTGGGTTTGTTCATACTGCTAATCGTAGGTGTGATGTTACTTTCTGAAGGGGGTCATCTGGCCCATTTACATCTCTTCGGAAATCCGGTTACCCCGATGAGCAAAACCACATTTTATTTTGTGATCGCGGTACTGGTGATCGTTGATGTGGTGCAGGGTCGCTATCAGAAAAAACTCAACAAACACCTCTAA
- a CDS encoding acyl carrier protein has product MTTEDIYAKLLPIIQTYLPEDVDQNEIKPDSDLTRELNINSAHLVDVVLDVEDAFAIEFANEDMESLRTMNDAISIIQKKIN; this is encoded by the coding sequence ATGACAACAGAAGATATCTACGCAAAATTACTTCCTATTATTCAAACCTATTTACCCGAAGACGTTGACCAAAACGAAATAAAGCCCGATAGTGACCTTACCCGTGAATTGAACATCAATTCGGCGCATCTGGTCGATGTGGTGCTGGATGTAGAAGATGCCTTTGCCATTGAATTTGCCAATGAAGACATGGAAAGTCTAAGAACGATGAACGATGCTATTTCGATTATTCAGAAAAAAATTAACTAA
- a CDS encoding beta-ketoacyl-[acyl-carrier-protein] synthase family protein, with the protein MKHRVVITGLGVVAPNGVGIQEFSEAIKAGKSGIEFIPELQNLKFSCQLGGIPKISEAKKKEYFTELQLRNFNSSGILYGVIAGMDALKDAGISPAAKHGEPLWDLGIIFGTGTSGVDKFREAIYKLDDKNVRRLGSTTVAQTMASGISAYLGGMTGAGNMVSTNSSACATGTEAIIMGYDRIVTGQAVQMLCGSCSDSGPYVWGGFDAMKVTTYKHNDDAENASRPMSASASGFVPGSGAGAVLLESLESALKRKATIYAEILGGAVNSGGQRKGGTMTAPNSEAVIQCITKALHYSNIEASEIDYINGHLTATSKDADEIKNWCEALGRRRADFPYINSLKSMTGHCLAASGSIEMVSAVLQLHGGYVFKNINCDDLHPEIAALIGSRSLPRETKKINLKTVVKASFGFGDVNACIIFRKI; encoded by the coding sequence ATCAAACATAGAGTTGTCATAACAGGATTAGGAGTTGTTGCACCAAACGGGGTAGGGATCCAGGAGTTTTCGGAAGCTATTAAAGCCGGAAAATCGGGTATCGAGTTTATTCCCGAATTACAAAACCTCAAGTTTTCTTGTCAATTAGGTGGCATCCCTAAAATTTCCGAAGCAAAGAAAAAAGAATATTTTACAGAACTTCAGCTGCGTAATTTCAACAGTTCGGGTATCCTTTACGGAGTGATCGCAGGGATGGACGCGCTTAAAGATGCGGGAATTTCACCGGCAGCAAAGCACGGGGAACCGCTCTGGGATCTTGGAATTATCTTCGGAACAGGAACCAGCGGGGTTGATAAATTTAGAGAGGCCATTTATAAGCTGGACGATAAGAATGTGCGTCGTTTAGGAAGCACCACGGTCGCACAAACTATGGCGAGTGGAATTAGCGCCTATCTGGGCGGAATGACGGGAGCCGGAAATATGGTCTCCACCAACTCTTCTGCATGTGCTACGGGAACTGAAGCCATCATCATGGGGTACGATCGTATCGTTACGGGACAAGCCGTACAAATGCTTTGCGGAAGTTGTAGTGATAGCGGACCTTATGTGTGGGGCGGATTTGATGCCATGAAGGTCACCACCTATAAGCATAATGACGATGCTGAAAATGCCTCCCGACCGATGAGTGCATCGGCCAGTGGTTTTGTACCGGGAAGTGGGGCAGGAGCCGTGTTACTGGAATCTCTGGAAAGTGCTTTAAAACGAAAGGCTACCATCTATGCCGAAATTCTAGGAGGTGCAGTGAATAGTGGCGGACAACGAAAAGGGGGTACCATGACGGCCCCTAATAGTGAAGCCGTGATACAATGTATTACCAAAGCACTGCATTATTCAAACATTGAGGCTTCAGAGATCGATTATATTAACGGCCATCTTACGGCAACTTCCAAAGATGCCGATGAAATTAAAAACTGGTGTGAAGCCTTGGGACGAAGGAGAGCAGATTTCCCCTATATCAATTCGCTAAAAAGCATGACCGGGCATTGTTTGGCAGCTAGCGGAAGTATTGAAATGGTTTCGGCAGTGCTTCAGTTGCACGGAGGCTATGTCTTTAAGAATATAAATTGTGACGATCTTCACCCCGAGATCGCTGCGTTGATAGGGTCTCGATCCCTTCCGAGGGAGACAAAAAAGATAAATTTAAAAACCGTTGTAAAAGCAAGTTTTGGTTTTGGTGATGTCAATGCGTGTATTATCTTTAGAAAAATTTAA
- a CDS encoding 3-hydroxyacyl-ACP dehydratase FabZ family protein, with translation MEKQHKNILELLPYSKPFLFVDEILKLDENGCEGHYTFTEKEFFYKGHFIGNPVTPGVILTECMAQIGLVCLGLFLIAEEKPEHKAIALTATEIEYYKPVFPGEKVWVRSEKIYFRFQKLKCKVRMTNQKGELVALGTISGMLTTPS, from the coding sequence ATGGAGAAACAACATAAGAATATACTAGAGTTACTTCCGTATAGCAAACCATTCTTGTTCGTAGATGAGATCCTAAAGCTTGATGAAAATGGTTGCGAAGGCCATTATACGTTTACCGAAAAGGAATTTTTTTATAAAGGACATTTTATCGGAAACCCTGTAACTCCCGGTGTGATCCTCACCGAATGTATGGCACAGATAGGGCTGGTTTGTCTGGGACTGTTTTTGATAGCTGAAGAAAAACCCGAACACAAAGCTATAGCACTTACTGCTACCGAAATAGAGTATTACAAACCTGTTTTTCCGGGTGAAAAGGTATGGGTGCGCTCTGAAAAGATCTATTTTAGGTTTCAGAAGCTGAAGTGCAAGGTGCGCATGACAAACCAAAAAGGAGAACTTGTGGCCCTGGGAACCATAAGTGGTATGCTTACAACACCCTCATAA
- a CDS encoding SDR family oxidoreductase codes for MNREFKDTWAIILGGSSGLGLATAHKLAAHGMNICIVHRDRKRALPELENELRCIEATGVKVLTYNKDGLLAETMAEVISSLPKHRVKVLVHSIAKGSLKPMNKNNGDTLSKTDLDITLHAMGTSWYLWTNALIEANVFTENARNIAFTSEGNSKVWSGYAAVSAAKATLEALMRAMAVELAPLGIRTNCIQAGATRTTSFDMIPGSEQLAEMAKKRNPFQKLTQPEDVANAVYLLCRDEADWINGTVLKADGGESLR; via the coding sequence ATGAACAGAGAATTTAAAGATACTTGGGCGATCATTCTTGGGGGGAGTAGTGGACTGGGGCTGGCAACGGCACATAAACTGGCCGCCCACGGGATGAACATTTGTATAGTACACCGCGACAGGAAAAGGGCACTTCCCGAATTGGAAAATGAATTGCGCTGTATAGAAGCCACTGGAGTAAAAGTGCTCACCTATAATAAGGATGGATTATTGGCCGAAACAATGGCAGAAGTAATTAGTTCGTTACCAAAGCACCGTGTAAAAGTGCTGGTACACAGCATAGCAAAAGGAAGCCTGAAACCCATGAACAAGAATAATGGTGATACACTTTCTAAAACCGATTTGGATATTACCCTGCATGCCATGGGAACCAGCTGGTATCTTTGGACCAACGCCTTGATCGAAGCCAATGTCTTTACAGAAAATGCCCGAAACATTGCCTTTACGAGCGAAGGAAACTCTAAAGTCTGGTCGGGTTATGCGGCAGTTTCAGCAGCTAAGGCTACGCTCGAAGCGCTTATGCGCGCAATGGCTGTAGAACTCGCGCCTCTCGGAATTAGAACGAATTGTATACAGGCAGGTGCTACACGAACAACTTCTTTCGATATGATCCCCGGCAGCGAACAACTTGCAGAAATGGCTAAAAAAAGGAATCCGTTTCAAAAACTAACGCAACCCGAAGATGTTGCCAATGCAGTGTATTTATTGTGTCGCGATGAAGCAGACTGGATCAATGGCACAGTTTTAAAAGCAGATGGCGGAGAAAGTCTTCGGTAA
- a CDS encoding type III polyketide synthase, which produces MNIKISTVAKQLPPFTRTTAEIIPFVEAWLEGQETRFKRKVIKIFEGAGVDRRYSIMDAHEVFMNTSFEERNDIYIREIKKLGKQSLQKALHKAKWNPQDLDFIITVSCTGIMIPSVDAYLINELNLRQDIVRLPVTEMGCAAGISGIIYAHNFLKANPGKRAAVIALESPTATFQLNDYSMVNIVSAAIFGDGAACVLLSSRETDTGPKILGEEMYHFYDATQMMGFKMVNTGLQMILDKEVPNQIASHFPEIIHPFLKKHGKTIANIDHLIFHPGGRKIVETVEELFGSLGKNIDDTKEVLTLYGNMSSATVLYVLERFMDREIKAGELGLMLSFGPGFSAQRVLIEF; this is translated from the coding sequence ATGAATATAAAGATCAGCACCGTTGCCAAACAGCTTCCGCCTTTTACCAGAACCACTGCCGAGATCATTCCTTTTGTGGAAGCTTGGTTAGAAGGACAGGAAACCCGCTTTAAACGCAAGGTCATTAAGATCTTTGAGGGCGCAGGGGTAGACCGCCGGTATTCTATTATGGATGCCCATGAGGTTTTTATGAATACTTCGTTCGAAGAACGAAACGACATCTATATACGGGAAATTAAGAAATTAGGTAAGCAATCCCTTCAAAAGGCGTTGCACAAGGCCAAATGGAATCCGCAGGATCTCGACTTCATTATTACCGTGAGTTGTACCGGCATTATGATCCCTTCGGTAGATGCCTACCTGATCAATGAATTAAATCTACGACAGGATATCGTAAGGCTGCCGGTTACTGAAATGGGCTGTGCCGCGGGAATTTCGGGGATTATTTACGCCCATAACTTCCTAAAAGCGAATCCGGGAAAACGGGCTGCGGTCATTGCACTAGAATCACCAACAGCGACGTTCCAACTTAATGATTATTCAATGGTAAACATTGTAAGTGCTGCTATTTTTGGCGATGGTGCTGCCTGTGTACTACTGTCATCCAGAGAAACAGATACGGGCCCAAAGATCCTGGGCGAGGAAATGTACCATTTTTATGATGCAACTCAAATGATGGGCTTTAAAATGGTAAACACCGGACTGCAAATGATACTGGATAAGGAGGTTCCCAACCAGATCGCATCACACTTCCCTGAGATCATTCATCCCTTTCTCAAAAAACACGGCAAAACCATAGCAAACATCGATCATCTTATTTTTCATCCGGGCGGAAGGAAGATCGTTGAAACGGTTGAAGAATTATTCGGGAGTCTGGGAAAAAATATTGACGATACCAAAGAAGTTCTTACATTGTATGGTAATATGAGCAGTGCAACCGTTTTATATGTACTGGAACGCTTTATGGATCGTGAGATCAAAGCCGGGGAACTCGGATTAATGCTCAGTTTCGGACCCGGATTTTCGGCTCAGCGTGTTTTAATCGAATTTTAA
- a CDS encoding methyltransferase domain-containing protein produces MVQFSSKYRSKETEVMDSMDLQGEEMRTLLNDLKRINTWLGGFSITLDGIDQLIAHSGRSNIITIVDLGCGDGAMLRKCAEHGRHENLDFRLIGVDANPHILEVAVEKSREYPNITYKAMDVFSPSIHELQADIVLCTLFLHHFKNEDIATLLKDLLKNTKVGIVINDLRRSSVAFRLFRMVSPLLVKTKIARHDGLVSIARGFTNSDIWEISTKLPTHKMNLFQKWAFRYQWIIFTIK; encoded by the coding sequence ATGGTACAATTCTCATCAAAATACAGATCGAAGGAAACCGAAGTCATGGATAGCATGGATTTGCAGGGTGAGGAAATGCGTACATTACTCAATGACCTTAAACGGATCAATACCTGGTTGGGCGGATTTTCGATCACTTTGGACGGGATCGATCAACTTATAGCACATTCCGGGAGGAGCAATATCATTACCATAGTAGATCTGGGTTGCGGAGATGGTGCTATGCTTAGAAAATGTGCAGAGCATGGAAGACATGAGAATCTTGACTTCCGGTTAATAGGAGTTGATGCTAATCCGCATATCCTTGAAGTAGCCGTTGAAAAATCGAGGGAGTATCCTAATATCACGTATAAGGCGATGGATGTATTCTCTCCCTCAATTCATGAATTACAGGCTGATATCGTACTCTGCACCTTGTTCTTACACCATTTTAAGAATGAAGACATCGCGACCCTGTTAAAAGATCTGCTTAAAAACACGAAAGTTGGTATCGTCATTAACGACTTACGACGTAGCTCCGTTGCTTTTCGATTGTTCCGTATGGTTAGTCCGCTTCTGGTAAAAACTAAAATTGCGAGACACGACGGACTCGTTTCCATAGCTCGAGGGTTTACTAACAGCGACATTTGGGAAATTAGTACGAAGTTACCGACGCACAAAATGAATTTATTCCAAAAATGGGCATTTAGATACCAATGGATCATTTTTACAATTAAATAG
- a CDS encoding NAD(P)/FAD-dependent oxidoreductase yields the protein MTRNSNYDVLIVGGGLAGLCAALHLSRAGVKVLVIERHSYPHHKVCGEYISNEVLPYLKSLDFDPLSHGAISIDNFLISNESGDEISTSLPLGGFGMSRYTLDHLLYSEASKYAEVVFNTVEVIQFNAEEFTVQCVNGDAYHASYVVGAYGKRSGLDKTLQRNFISKRSPWLAVKAHYQYPFPENTVALHNFKGGYCGLSKTETGAVNACYLASYSSFKPYGDLSRFQKEVLSENPHLNEFFNIAKPLFEKPLTISQISFQKKEAVKDQIFMMGDSAGLIHPLCGNGMAMAIHAAKIFSEMYLDARKKGDINRLELETEYATTWNAYFRSRLRIGGVIQKLMLQPVTARLGFKAGQMFPGLVRNLIKHTHGSPLQ from the coding sequence ATGACGCGGAATTCAAATTACGATGTTCTTATAGTAGGTGGCGGCCTTGCCGGGCTTTGTGCTGCGTTACACCTGTCTAGAGCGGGAGTAAAAGTACTCGTAATTGAGAGGCATTCTTATCCGCACCATAAAGTTTGCGGAGAATATATTTCAAATGAAGTGCTACCGTATCTAAAGTCTTTAGATTTTGATCCGTTATCTCACGGTGCCATCTCAATCGATAATTTTTTGATATCGAACGAATCGGGAGATGAAATTTCAACCTCGCTGCCTCTGGGTGGCTTCGGAATGAGTCGCTATACCTTAGATCATCTCCTTTATTCCGAAGCAAGTAAATATGCCGAAGTAGTTTTTAATACGGTGGAAGTGATACAGTTTAATGCTGAAGAATTTACAGTTCAATGTGTAAACGGTGACGCATATCATGCTTCATATGTCGTTGGAGCCTATGGAAAGCGTTCGGGGCTGGACAAAACGCTTCAGCGCAATTTTATATCTAAACGCTCTCCCTGGTTAGCGGTAAAGGCACATTATCAATATCCTTTCCCTGAAAACACCGTGGCCTTGCACAATTTTAAGGGAGGGTATTGCGGACTTTCAAAAACCGAAACAGGAGCAGTGAACGCCTGCTATCTGGCGAGTTATAGTTCGTTTAAGCCTTATGGAGATCTATCACGCTTTCAGAAAGAGGTGCTTTCAGAAAATCCGCACTTGAATGAATTTTTTAACATTGCTAAACCCTTATTCGAAAAACCACTTACCATTAGTCAGATCTCCTTTCAGAAAAAAGAAGCAGTAAAAGACCAAATTTTTATGATGGGTGATAGCGCCGGACTCATTCATCCGCTTTGTGGAAACGGTATGGCCATGGCCATACACGCAGCCAAAATATTTTCAGAAATGTATCTGGACGCTAGGAAAAAGGGTGATATTAACCGATTAGAACTCGAAACCGAGTATGCAACTACTTGGAATGCGTATTTTAGGTCCAGATTACGAATAGGAGGAGTGATACAAAAGCTTATGTTACAACCTGTAACGGCAAGGCTCGGGTTTAAAGCGGGACAAATGTTTCCGGGGCTGGTTCGTAATTTAATAAAACACACTCACGGGAGTCCGTTACAATAA
- a CDS encoding OmpA family protein, with translation MKNVLKQISILALSIVMVAAFSSCEATRNANNKQKGAVIGTAGGAILGAIIGNNVGKGGNGEIGAVIGGVVGGTAGVLIGNRMDNQAKKIEEEIPGAQVERVDDGIVVTFDENSGVYFDTNKYNINAASQATLDKLTGVLREYPDTDVLVIGHTDSVGADEYNMELSRKRANSVTTYFTVTKGLSSSRFTTNWFGESTPIADNSTAEGRAQNRRVNVVIVPNEKMKADAKKEAGEN, from the coding sequence ATGAAAAATGTATTAAAACAAATATCGATCCTCGCATTATCCATAGTGATGGTTGCTGCATTCAGCAGTTGTGAGGCTACAAGAAACGCAAATAACAAACAAAAAGGAGCAGTGATCGGTACTGCCGGTGGAGCCATTCTGGGCGCTATTATTGGAAACAATGTAGGTAAAGGTGGTAACGGAGAGATTGGCGCTGTAATTGGAGGTGTTGTTGGTGGTACTGCCGGTGTTTTGATCGGTAATCGTATGGACAACCAGGCCAAGAAGATCGAAGAGGAGATTCCGGGAGCACAGGTAGAACGTGTTGATGACGGGATAGTTGTAACCTTCGATGAGAACAGTGGTGTTTATTTCGATACGAATAAGTACAATATCAATGCGGCCTCACAGGCCACACTGGATAAACTTACCGGTGTTTTACGTGAATATCCCGATACCGATGTACTGGTTATTGGACATACAGACAGCGTAGGTGCCGATGAGTACAATATGGAGCTTTCCCGAAAGAGAGCAAACTCGGTAACTACATACTTTACAGTAACCAAAGGACTTAGCTCAAGCCGATTTACAACAAACTGGTTTGGTGAAAGTACTCCTATAGCAGACAATAGTACTGCCGAAGGAAGAGCGCAAAACCGACGTGTAAATGTGGTGATCGTTCCTAATGAGAAAATGAAGGCGGATGCCAAAAAAGAGGCCGGCGAAAACTAA